Proteins co-encoded in one Quercus robur chromosome 8, dhQueRobu3.1, whole genome shotgun sequence genomic window:
- the LOC126697689 gene encoding auxin transporter-like protein 1 — protein sequence MLPQKQAEEAMVSSSNLTQHDDRDEEMPNESGLGLKSLLWHGGSVYDAWFSCASNQVAQVLLTLPYSFSQMGMLSGILLQIFYGMMGSWTAYLISILYVEYRSRKEKENVSFKNHVIQWFEVLDGLLGPYWKAVGLAFNCTFLLFGSVIQLIACASNIYYIDDHLDKRTWTYIFGACCATTVFIPSFHNYRIWSFLGLGMTTYTAWYITVAALANGQVEGVTHSGPKKLVLYFTGATNILYTFGGHAVTVEIMHAMWKPQKFKYIYLIATLYVFTLTLPSSAAMYWAYGDQLLTHANAFALLPRNAWRDAAVILMLIHQFITFGFACTPLYFVWEKVIGMHDTKSIFLRALVRLPVVIPIWFLAIIFPFFGPINSAVGALLVSFTVYIIPSLAHMLTFRSASARQNAAEKLPFFLPSWTAVYVVNTFIVIWVLVIGFGFGGWASVTNFIRQVDTFGLFAKCYQCPVRAPTGSH from the exons ATGTTGCCTCAGAAGCAAGCAGAGGAAGCCATGGTCTCAAGCTCCAACTTGACTCAACATGATGACAGGGACGAAGAGATGCCAAATGAGTCTGGTTTGGGGCTCAAAAGCCTTCTCTGGCATGGTGGTTCTGTCTATGATGCCTGGTTCAGCTGTGCATCCAATCAa GTTGCTCAGGTTCTGTTAACACTGCCATACTCTTTCTCTCAAATGGGTATGCTTTCAGGGATTTTACTGCAAATCTTCTATGGTATGATGGGAAGCTGGACTGCTTACCTGATCAGTATCCTATACGTTGAGTACCGGAGCcgaaaggaaaaagagaatgTCAGCTTCAAGAACCATGTTATCCAG TGGTTTGAAGTGCTTGATGGTTTATTGGGTCCGTACTGGAAAGCCGTTGGGTTGGCCTTCAACTGTACCTTTCTCCTATTTGGTTCTGTTATTCAGCTTATAGCTTGTGCAAg TAACATATACTACATAGATGACCATTTAGACAAGAGGACATGGACTTATATCTTTGGAGCCTGCTGTGCCACCACAGTGTTCATACCCTCATTCCACAACTACAGGATTTGGTCCTTTCTTGGGCTTGGAATGACCACCTATACAGCTTGGTATATCACTGTTGCAGCCCTTGCTAATGGCCAG GTTGAGGGTGTAACACACTCTGGCCCAAAAAAGttggttttgtatttcacaGGCGCTACCAATATACTGTACACTTTCGGCGGGCACGCCGTCACTGT GGAAATCATGCATGCAATGTGGAAGCCTCAGAAATTCAAGTACATATATCTCATTGCCACTCTCTATGTATTCACCCTTACTCTTCCATCTTCTGCTGCTATGTATTGGGCCTATGGTGACCAACTCCTCACCCATGCCAACGCCTTCGCTCTCCTTCCCCGGAATGCATGGCGTGATGCTGCAGTCATTTTGATGCTCATTCACCAG TTCATAACATTTGGGTTCGCTTGTACGCCATTGTATTTCGTGTGGGAGAAAGTTATAGGAATGCATGACACAAAGAGCATATTTTTGAGAGCACTGGTGCGGTTGCCTGTGGTGATACCAATATGGTTCTTGGCCATTATATTTCCTTTCTTTGGTCCAATTAACTCGGCTGTGGGGGCTCTTTTGGTCAGCTTCACCGTCTACATCATCCCCTCTTTAGCACATATGTTAACTTTCAGATCTGCCTCAGCCAGACAG AATGCGGCTGAGAAGCTTCCATTTTTCCTCCCTAGCTGGACGGCCGTGTATGTGGTGAACACATTTATAGTGATATGGGTGCTGGTAATTGGCTTTGGATTTGGAGGATGGGCTAGCGTGACCAATTTCATCAGGCAGGTTGACACTTTTGGACTCTTTGCCAAGTGCTATCAGTGCCCCGTCCGAGCCCCAACTGGAAGTCACTAA
- the LOC126697690 gene encoding uncharacterized protein LOC126697690, whose translation MLFDIPIASLELGNQSTMADTNSFVFAATQSLSFSSGTIDVKDKRDCRICRVTRKGGKTRSQSFGAHTVSSATNQNLSNYTPTTPLCNPFSFATSSVLPHTTPEKMVEVAGSDHAENSGKDSGLNQQNTLKEREENSESVSCPPLPLIRISRILKGIPHSPHFLQLRSHSEAARKNLMAGWDRAFEETVEEIHSLTANVFWVRASELWKTMEELQSLGYNVFKLRKRLVELTEVTVEQKLSQLEIRRLKVKAESHRMEMSRLESVILGLKIQVEKEQVAKVEVLKEVAKMENELPKFDSGFASLATGPL comes from the exons ATGCTCTTTGATATACCAATTGCCTCTCTTGAACTTGGAAACCAATCAACCATGGCAGACACAAACTCATTCGTTTTCGCAGCAACacaatctctttctttttcttctg GAACCATTGATGTCAAAGACAAAAGAGACTGTCGGATTTGTAGAGTCACAAGGAAAGGAGGTAAAACTAGAAGTCAATCTTTCGGGGCTCACACAGTTTCTTCTGCAACAAATCAAAACTTGTCAAATTACACTCCAACTACACCGCTTTGCAATCCCTTTTCGTTCGCTACTTCATCAGTTCTTCCTCATACTACTCCCG AAAAAATGGTTGAAGTAGCAGGCTCAGATCACGCAGAGAATTCAGGAAAAGACAGTGGACTCAATCAGCAGAACACcctgaaagagagagaagaaaattctGAATCAGTTTCATGTCCACCTTTACCACTAATACGCATTTCACGAATCCTGAAAGGCATTCCTCACAGTCCTCATTTTCTTCAGCTTCGTAGTCACTCTGAAGCGGCAAGGAAGAATTTAATGGCAGGGTGGGATCGAGCATTTGAAGAAACAGTTGAAGAAATACATTCTTTGACGGCAAATGTTTTCTGGGTCAGAGCCAGTGAGCTGTGGAAGACTATGGAGGAGCTTCAAAGTTTAGGCTACAATGTGTTTAAGCTGAGGAAAAGGTTGGTGGAGTTAACAGAGGTGACGGTTGAGCAAAAACTGTCTCAGTTGGAGATCAGGAGATTGAAGGTCAAGGCTGAGTCTCATAGAATGGAGATGAGTAGGTTGGAAAGTGTTATTTTGGGCCTAAAGATACAGGTTGAGAAAGAGCAGGTTGCTAAGGTGGAAGTGCTTAAAGAGGTAGCAAAGATGGAAAATGAGTTGCCCAAATTTGATAGCGGCTTTGCTTCTTTAGCCACGGGTCCTTTGTAA
- the LOC126697691 gene encoding probable inactive histone-lysine N-methyltransferase SUVR1 isoform X1, with protein sequence MAPTGGGRTRQVGLRRIDAALDALRPMGFAEDLVRSTISELLEAYGGDEGWAFIEEASYKLVIDTILPESEESKREDTQPKLVGNFSTKDFTLDEPGVQCHSPDVHSMQIHSLHNHSPPPKDIMNRSLKDDASQEKLSAPIQSQFFDSPPLVDIRPVTDDTLQDRLGVQMNYSQIVNHSLKDDASQEKLSARIQSQFVDSPPLVDIRPVTDDILQDKLGVQVNYSHISPVVADSASMNPPPLADSCFVGRRKPCYGWISSDDDEDFVYLTPAT encoded by the exons ATGGCTCCAACAGGCGGTGGAAGAACGCGACAG GTGGGTTTAAGACGCATCGATGCTGCACTTGATGCTTTACGTCCCATGGGTTTCGCTGAAGATTTGGTTCGCAGTACCATTAGTGAACTCCTCGAG GCTTATGGCGGAGATGAAGGGTGGGCTTTTATAGAAGAGGCTTCATATAAGTTGGTTATTGATACCATTTTACCAGAAAGTGAGGAATCTAAGCGGGAAGATACTCAACCGAAACTTGTTGGGAATTTTTCAACCAAG gattttacTTTAGACGAGCCTGGAGTACAATGTCATTCCCCAGATGTCCATTCTATGCAAATCCATTCCTTGCACAATCACTCCCCGCCCCCAAAAGACATCATGAATCGTTCTCTAAAGGATGATGCATCACAAGAGAAACTCAGTGCACCGATTCAGTCCCAATTTTTTGATTCCCCACCACTTGTTGACATTAGACCTGTGACAGATGATACCTTACAAGATAGGCTTGGAGTACAGATGAACTACTCCCAAATTGTAAATCACTCTCTAAAGGATGATGCATCACAAGAGAAACTCAGCGCACGGATTCAATCCCAATTTGTCGATTCCCCACCACTGGTTGACATTAGACCTGTGACAGATGATATCTTACAAGATAAGCTTGGAGTACAAGTGAACTACTCACATATCAGTCCTGTAGTAGCTGACTCTGCAAGTATGAATCCCCCACCACTGGCTGACTCTTGTTTTGTTGGAAGGCGTAAACCTTGCTATGGGTGGATAagcagtgatgatgatgaagattttgtgtatttaacGCCAGCCACATAA
- the LOC126697691 gene encoding uncharacterized protein LOC126697691 isoform X2 — protein MLHLMLYVPWVSLKIWFAVPLVNSSRILVQAYGGDEGWAFIEEASYKLVIDTILPESEESKREDTQPKLVGNFSTKDFTLDEPGVQCHSPDVHSMQIHSLHNHSPPPKDIMNRSLKDDASQEKLSAPIQSQFFDSPPLVDIRPVTDDTLQDRLGVQMNYSQIVNHSLKDDASQEKLSARIQSQFVDSPPLVDIRPVTDDILQDKLGVQVNYSHISPVVADSASMNPPPLADSCFVGRRKPCYGWISSDDDEDFVYLTPAT, from the exons ATGCTGCACTTGATGCTTTACGTCCCATGGGTTTCGCTGAAGATTTGGTTCGCAGTACCATTAGTGAACTCCTCGAG GATTTTGGTTCAGGCTTATGGCGGAGATGAAGGGTGGGCTTTTATAGAAGAGGCTTCATATAAGTTGGTTATTGATACCATTTTACCAGAAAGTGAGGAATCTAAGCGGGAAGATACTCAACCGAAACTTGTTGGGAATTTTTCAACCAAG gattttacTTTAGACGAGCCTGGAGTACAATGTCATTCCCCAGATGTCCATTCTATGCAAATCCATTCCTTGCACAATCACTCCCCGCCCCCAAAAGACATCATGAATCGTTCTCTAAAGGATGATGCATCACAAGAGAAACTCAGTGCACCGATTCAGTCCCAATTTTTTGATTCCCCACCACTTGTTGACATTAGACCTGTGACAGATGATACCTTACAAGATAGGCTTGGAGTACAGATGAACTACTCCCAAATTGTAAATCACTCTCTAAAGGATGATGCATCACAAGAGAAACTCAGCGCACGGATTCAATCCCAATTTGTCGATTCCCCACCACTGGTTGACATTAGACCTGTGACAGATGATATCTTACAAGATAAGCTTGGAGTACAAGTGAACTACTCACATATCAGTCCTGTAGTAGCTGACTCTGCAAGTATGAATCCCCCACCACTGGCTGACTCTTGTTTTGTTGGAAGGCGTAAACCTTGCTATGGGTGGATAagcagtgatgatgatgaagattttgtgtatttaacGCCAGCCACATAA